One Fusarium poae strain DAOMC 252244 chromosome 4, whole genome shotgun sequence DNA window includes the following coding sequences:
- a CDS encoding hypothetical protein (TransMembrane:1 (o509-526i)), with amino-acid sequence MSTANIKQNIEVTTKGYISSFVDARVENNPHIVNRNTSPDCLRSMLPSILGGGGTMPNGAYEAIFAKGLQAGGMDSVNITDLIIDEDARKAAVTAVADMVFLGERSSMDFSWFLHFNEDGTKIVKIVEFVDSLAFTGLQQKMAGAAKQVRRVKCDEARPSCQRCTSTGRKCDGYQTSPCSKPPPTCLVTTYKSPVEAASLQFFTEKTLDNFQTFFPDNLWSTKMLQVAHDEDCIKHGLLALSQFHRLYLTHQQWQKEDSAPALTHYNFAIGKLLTPTPDAHAHALILSCLIFVCIELLQGKTESAIGLFKYGCSMIRQFRSSTKHTLSSDVQETINLAEACFKRIAVQFLTLMADIDPALWLSYYNTFSNTLTLQERSFACLSDAREALLDILVEQASPGLKGKSARDIMAHSVKVTRWGELFDALLLKQANSVTLPTNTEIRTIALLQLHRKYSEINVAKYIHGQGDPCFWDGFTTEFSEMVDYAATAAGLDQNYAKRTWDTDYPPKAYFHIDLGFTSVLISVIARCRDPFVRRRALAVMLADRAQEGAFNAYQSARVAARVMDLEEARSGKEVKCSSDIPPEARNRTIRVHLKGDTKMRLVYKFSQGSFEEESSMTE; translated from the exons ATGTCTACCGCCAACATAAAACAAAACATCGAAGTCACGACCAAGGGCTACATCTCGTCATTTGTCGACGCAAGAGTCGAGAATAACCCCCATATTGTAAATCGCAACACATCCCCAGATTGCCTCCGAAGTATGCTCCCTTCTATCCTGGGAGGTGGAGGCACAATGCCAAATGGAGCATATGAGGCTATCTTCGCCAAGGGCCTCCAAGCTGGCGGAATGGACTCTGTCAACATTACTGATTTGATTATTGATGAAGACGCCCGTAAGGCTGCTGTTACAGCTGTGGCTGACATGGTCTTTCTGGGAGAGAGGAGCAGCATGGACTTTTCTTGGTTTTTACATTTCAACGAGGATGGAACCAAGATCGTGAAGATTGTTGAATTTGTAGACTCTTTAGCATTTACTGGTCTTCAACAGAAGATGGCTGGAGCGGCTAAACAGG TAAGAAGAGTGAAATGCGATGAGGCACGCCCATCCTGTCAACGAT GCACATCTACTGGTCGCAAATGCGACGGTTACCAAACATCCCCTTGTTCGAAACCACCTCCAACATGCCTTGTTACCACATACAAGAGCCCTGTAGAGGCAGCGTCTCTTCAATTCTTTACCGAAAAGACACTTGACAACTTCCAGACCTTTTTTCCCGACAATCTGTGGAGTACCAAGATGCTGCAAGTAGCACATGACGAAGACTGCATAAAACACGGGTTGTTGGCCTTGTCGCAATTTCATCGCCTTTATCTCACCCATCAACAATGGCAGAAGGAAGATTCAGCGCCCGCCCTAACGCATTACAATTTTGCTATTGGGAAGCTGCTGACACCAACACCTGATGCTCACGCACATGCTCTTATACTCTCTTGTCTGATCTTTGTCTGTATCGAG CTTCTCCAGGGAAAGACTGAATCAGCGATCGGCCTATTCAAGTATGGGTGCAGCATGATTCGGCAATTTAGAAGCAGTACAAAGCACACCCTCTCCTCTGACGTACAAGAAACGATCAACCTTGCCGAGGCATGCTTCAAGCGAATAGCAGTCCAGTTCCTGACA CTAATGGCGGATATTGATCCTGCACTCTGGTTGTCGTACTACAACACTTTCAGCAATACTCTTACCCTCCAAGAACGCTCCTTTGCATGCCTCTCCGATGCAAGAGAAGCACTACTTGATATCCTGGTCGAGCAAGCCAGCCCTGGGTTGAAAGGCAAATCGGCTCGCGATATCATGGCCCATTCTGTCAAGGTTACTCGATGGGGTGAATTGTTCgatgctcttcttcttaaaCAGGCCAACAGCGTAACACTACCAACTAATACTGAAATTCGAACGATTGCacttcttcagcttcacCGTAAGTACTCAGAAATAAACGTCGCAAAATACATCCACGGACAAGGTGATCCGTGTTTTTGGGATGGGTTCACCACCGAATTTAGCGAGATGGTCGACTACGCTGCCACAGCCGCCGGCCTCGATCAAAATTACGCGAAACGAACCTGGGACACAGACTATCCACCTAAAGCATACTTTCATATAGACCTTGGCTTCACTTCTGTGTTGATATCTGTCATTGCCCGATGCCGCGACCCATTTGTTCGGAGAAGGGCTCTTGCCGTAATGCTGGCCGACAGAGCTCAAGAGGGGGCATTCAATGCATATCAATCTGCGCGGGTAGCTGCGAGAGTGATGgatcttgaagaagcaagaaGCGGAAAGGAGGTCAAATGCAGCAGCGATATTCCTCCTGAGGCTAGAAATAGGACGATACGGGTACATCTAAAAGGAGACACAAAAATGAGACTTGTTTATAAGTTCTCCCAAGGCAGTTTTGAAGAGGAGAGCAGCATGACTGAATAG